In Chitinophagaceae bacterium, a single window of DNA contains:
- a CDS encoding DoxX family protein, translating to MHIMLGEFYELDKKIIKLMATYGLPALRISMGVVFLWFGFLKFFPGVSPAEELAIHTTEILSFGLLDDRTAVFVIALWESIIGIGLIFRLFMRFTILLLFLQMIGACAPLVIFPDQVFTQFPYAPTLEGQYIIKNIVIICAALVLGASVRGGSVFPGFVQKKLLKKADEKSQDGNS from the coding sequence ATGCACATTATGTTAGGTGAATTCTATGAACTAGATAAAAAGATTATAAAACTAATGGCAACCTATGGTTTGCCCGCACTGAGGATTAGTATGGGTGTAGTCTTTTTATGGTTTGGGTTTTTGAAGTTTTTTCCGGGAGTAAGTCCCGCTGAGGAATTAGCTATACATACCACCGAAATTTTAAGTTTTGGTTTGCTTGATGACCGTACAGCTGTTTTCGTAATTGCGCTTTGGGAGTCAATTATAGGTATAGGACTGATTTTTAGATTATTCATGCGTTTCACCATATTACTTTTATTTTTACAAATGATAGGAGCCTGTGCGCCTTTAGTGATTTTCCCGGATCAGGTTTTTACTCAGTTTCCTTATGCTCCTACTCTGGAAGGACAATATATTATTAAGAATATCGTGATAATATGTGCTGCTTTGGTGTTGGGAGCCTCTGTCAGAGGTGGTAGTGTTTTTCCGGGTTTTGTTCAGAAAAAACTACTTAAAAAAGCAGACGAGAAATCTCAGGATGGTAATTCGTAA